A window of the Helianthus annuus cultivar XRQ/B chromosome 4, HanXRQr2.0-SUNRISE, whole genome shotgun sequence genome harbors these coding sequences:
- the LOC110935648 gene encoding phospholipase D alpha 1: MAQKTHLHGTLHVTIYEVDKIHVAGGGNIFSKIVANIEETIGFGKGTPKMYATVDLEKARVGRTRMITDEPETPKWNESFHIYCAHSASNVIFTVKDDNPVGATLIGRAYIPVEEILDGEELDRWVEILDEDKNPISAGSKIHVKVQYFDVTQDRNWDRGVKSAKYPGVPYTFFGQRNGCRVSLYQDAHVPDGFIPKIPLANGEFYEPHRCWEDVFDAITDAKHFIYITGWSVYTEITLIRDSRRQKAGGDVTLGELLKRKASEGVRVLMLVWDDRTSVDIFKRDGLMATHDEDTENYFQNTDVHCVLCPRNPDDGASFIQDLQISTMFTHHQKIVVVDAAMPTGDSTNRRVVSFVGGIDLCDGRYDTPFHSLFRTLDTAHHDDFHQPNYTGASITKGGPREPWHDIHSRLEGPVAWDVLFNFEQRWKKQGGKDILVNLRELDGILTPPSPVMFPDDQETWNVQVFRSIDGGAAFGFPDSPEDAANSGLVSGKDNIIDRSIQDAYIHAIRRAKRFIYIENQYFLGSSYAWEFDDVKGEDVGALHLIPKELSLKIASKIHAHEKFTVYVVVPMWPEGIPESASVQAILDWQRRTMEMMYKDIVRALEAEGLQDDPRDYLTFFCLGNREVKKSGEYEPSERPDPDSDYEKAQAARRFMIYVHAKMMIVDDEYIIVGSANINQRSMDGARDSEIAMGAYQPYHLSTRSEPARGQIHGFRMALWYEHLGMLDDTFQNPESTECVKKVNHMADKYWDLFASENLEQDLPGHLLRYPIGVASEGNVTELPGTEFFPDTKARVLGGKVDYLPPILTS, from the exons ATGGCTCAGAAGACACATCTCCATGGCACTCTTCATGTAACGATCTATGAAGTCGATAAAATTCATGTTGCTGGTGGTGGTAACATATTCTCCAAG ATTGTGGCTAACATAGAGGAGACTATCGGATTTGGAAAGGGAACTCCGAAAATGTATGCAACTGTCGATCTCGAAAAAGCCCGAGTTGGGCGAACCAGAATGATTACCGATGAGCCTGAAACCCCGAAGTGGAATGAGTCATTCCACATTTACTGTGCGCACTCAGCTTCTAACGTCATATTCACAGTCAAAGACGATAATCCCGTCGGTGCAACCTTAATTGGGCGGGCTTATATCCCCGTTGAAGAAATCTTAGACGGTGAAGAATTGGATCGATGGGTCGAGATTCTAGACGAAGATAAAAATCCTATAAGCGCAGGTTCTAAAATCCACGTAAAAGTACAGTATTTCGATGTTACACAAGATCGTAACTGGGACCGTGGAGTTAAAAGTGCTAAATATCCCGGAGTTCCGTACACGTTCTTTGGTCAGAGAAACGGATGTCGGGTTTCGTTATATCAAGATGCGCACGTCCCCGATGGTTTCATTCCTAAAATACCCCTTGCTAACGGGGAATTTTACGAGCCACATAGATGTTGGGAGGATGTGTTTGATGCGATAACCGACGCGAAACACTTTATTTATATTACGGGGTGGTCGGTTTACACCGAGATAACTTTGATACGCGATTCGAGGCGGCAGAAGGCGGGAGGTGACGTTACACTCGGTGAGCTTCTAAAACGAAAAGCGAGTGAAGGTGTTCGCGTTCTTATGCTTGTTTGGGACGATAGAACATCTGTGGACATATTCAAACGAGACGGATTAATGGCTACGCATGACGAAGATACCGAAAACTATTTCCAAAATACCGACGTTCATTGCGTTTTATGCCCCCGTAATCCTGATGACGGTGCAAGTTTCATTCAAGACCTTCAGATTTCCACCATGTTCACTCACCACCAGAAAATCGTAGTGGTGGACGCCGCGATGCCGACTGGCGACTCAACGAACCGCCGCGTGGTGAGTTTCGTTGGCGGCATTGATCTCTGTGACGGGCGGTATGATACCCCGTTTCATTCGCTTTTCCGAACGCTTGATACCGCCCACCATGACGATTTCCACCAGCCGAACTACACCGGCGCTTCCATAACCAAAGGCGGGCCCCGCGAACCGTGGCACGACATACATAGCCGGCTCGAAGGACCCGTTGCGTGGGACGTTTTGTTCAACTTCGAACAACGGTGGAAAAAACAAGGCGGGAAAGACATTCTTGTTAATTTACGAGAACTTGACGGCATCTTAACGCCACCTTCTCCTGTAATGTTTCCAGATGACCAAGAAACATGGAACGTTCAAGTGTTCCGATCGATTGACGGTGGGGCCGCTTTCGGGTTCCCGGATAGTCCCGAAGATGCGGCTAACTCGGGTCTAGTCAGCGGGAAAGATAACATAATCGATAGAAGCATACAAGATGCGTATATTCATGCTATAAGGAGAGCTAAACGTTTTATCTACATCGAAAATCAGTATTTTCTCGGAAGCTCGTACGCATGGGAGTTTGATGATGTTAAAGGCGAAGACGTCGGTGCGTTGCATCTTATCCCGAAAGAACTTTCGTTAAAGATTGCGAGTAAGATTCATGCCCATGAAAAGTTTACGGTTTATGTTGTGGTCCCGATGTGGCCCGAAGGGATACCCGAGAGTGCATCGGTTCAAGCGATATTGGATTGGCAAAGGAGGACTATGGAGATGATGTATAAAGATATCGTTCGGGCTCTTGAAGCCGAGGGGCTTCAGGATGACCCGAGAGATTATCTCACTTTCTTTTGCCTTGGGAACCGTGAGGTGAAGAAGAGCGGCGAATACGAACCATCTGAACGGCCTGACCCGGATTCGGATTATGAAAAAGCACAAGCGGCTCGCCGGTTCATGATCTATGTACATGCCAAAATGATGATTG TTGATGATGAATACATAATAGTCGGATCTGCAAACATCAACCAACGATCCATGGATGGTGCACGAGACTCCGAGATCGCAATGGGCGCCTACCAACCATACCACTTATCAACCCGCAGTGAACCCGCAAGGGGTCAGATTCACGGGTTCCGTATGGCTTTATGGTATGAACACTTAGGCATGCTCGACGACACTTTCCAGAACCCAGAAAGCACCGAGTGTGTGAAAAAAGTTAACCACATGGCCGACAAATATTGGGACCTTTTCGCTAGTGAGAATCTTGAACAAGACCTGCCCGGTCACTTGCTTCGTTACCCGATCGGGGTTGCTAGTGAAGGTAATGTGACCGAACTGCCCGGAACCGAGTTTTTCCCTGATACGAAAGCTCGTGTTCTTGGTGGTAAAGTTGATTACCTTCCTCCAATTCTTACCTCATAG